In the Acidimicrobiia bacterium genome, GAGGTCGCCGAAGACCGTCGCCGGTTCTCGGCGCTGTGCGCGGAACTCGGTATCAAGCAGCCACCACACGGGATCGCCACCTCCCCGTTGGATGCCGAGGAGGTCGTCGACCGGATCGGGTTGCCGGTACTGGTACGCCCATCGTTTGTCCTCGGGGGGCGAGCGATGAGAGTCGTGTGGAGCTACGAAGATCTGTCTGCCTATCTGCGAGAGCTCTACGGCGACGGTGGGGGAGTCGGCCTCGATCTCGCCAATTCACCTTTGCTCATCGATCGCTTCCTCGAATCGGCGGTGGAGGTCGACGTGGATGCCGTTTTCGACGGAAATGAGCTTCTGATAGGAGGGATAATGGAGCACGTGGAAGAGGCAGGCGTTCACTCCGGCGATTCCTCCTGTGTCATCCCGGCCCCTACCTTGCCGGAAGAGACGTTGAAGTCCATCATCGAGGTCACGACCTCGCTGGCTGAGGCGCTGGGCGTGCGGGGCCTGATCAACCTGCAGTTCGCAGTGAAAGGCGAGGACGTTTTCTTGCTCGAAGCGAACCCACGGGCGAGCAGGACGATTCCATTTGTGTCGAAAGCGAGCGGCGTCCCCCTGGCCAAGGTCGCTGCACGGGTCATGCTGGGATCCACACTCGATGGCCTTCGGGTCGAAGGGGTGTTGCCGACCCCGACCGACCGGAGGTTCGTTGCGGTGAAGGAGGCTGTTCTTCCCTGGGATCGGTTCCCTGGTGAGGACGTCGTGCTCGGTCCGGAGATGCGGGCAACGGGGGAGGTCATGGGGATCGGCATCGACGTTGGGGTCGCTTACGCCAGAGCGCTGCTCGCCGCCGGTCATCAACTGCCGCCCGACGGAACCGTCTTCTTCTCGCTGGCCGACCGCGACAAGGCAACCGGTCTGGCTGCCGCTCAGGCATTCGCCATGCTCGGCTTCCGGATTCTCGCTTCACCGGGAACCGCCCGCTATCTCGCACACTTCGGGCTCGCCGCCGAAGCTGTAAACAAGGTGGGGGAAGGCCTGCGGGACACGGTGGAGCGTATAGAAGCAGGCGACGTCGATCTCGTCGTCAACACCCCGCGCGGCGGCCGGGCGCGCAACGATGGACGGCTGATCCGCCGGGCGGCCCACCGGAGAAGCATCCCCTGCGTCACTACGGTCCAGGGCGCACTGGCAGTTGCACGCAGCCTCCAAGCGGGAGAGCAGTCGCGACTGGAAGTGAATAGCCTGCAAGAGTGGCACCGGTGATCGACTTCAGCACAACCCTCGGCCCCGTCGAACTGCGAACGCCGCTAATCGGTGCAGCCGGAACCGTCGGCTCGGTGGTCGACTTCGCGGGCGTGGCTGATTTGTCCCTGTACGGCGCCGCCGTGGCGAAATCCGTGAGTGAGGAACCCTGGGAGGGCCGCCCTGCCCCCCGCCTGGCGCCCTCGGGATTGGGCATGCTCAACAGTATCGGAATCCAAAACCCCGGCATCGAGGCCTGGGTTGAGCAGGTAGGGCCACACCTCGCCGGCCTCGACGTCCCTGTGTGGGGTTCGGCAGTTGGGAAGACGGCGGCCGAGTTCGGTCGGGTCGCCGCCGGACTCGAAACCGCGGGCGTGCAGGCCATTGAGATCAACCTCTCATGTCCGAACCTCGAAGGGCACGGGATGTTTGCCCTCGATCCGGAAGCTACCGGTGCAGTAGTCGCCGCCGTCCGGCAAGCGGTGGGCCTCCCGATCGGTGCCAAGCTGTCTCCCAACGCCGAGGATATTGGTGTGATTGGCGCGGCGGCGGTGGCGGCCGGCGCTGATTGGCTCGTACTCACCAACACCGTTTGGGGAGCCGGGATCGATATCAGAACACGGCGACCGTTGCTTTCCGGATTGATCGGCGGCTATTCGGGACCGCCGTTGAAGCCGATCGCACTGCGATGTGTGCTCGAAACGCGCAGGGCTCTGCCCGAGGTGCCGATCATCGGCTGCGGGGGTGTGACCGGCGGCGCGGATGTCCTCGAATTTCTGCTGGCGGGCGCCTCCGCGGTTTGCGTCGGTACCGCCCACTTCGACCGTCCGCGTGTCGCCGCCAAGCTCCTCGAGGAGGTTCGAACCCTGATGGAGGAACAAGAGCTGACATCGATTCGTGACTACATCGGAGCGGTTCGGCCATGGTGAATGCGGCCGATCCACCGATCATCGTCGCCCTGGATGTGCCGAACGCCGAAGAGGCCGTCCGGTTGGCCAGGGCCGTGGCAGGATCTGTTGGAGGATTCAAGATTGGACTCGAGCTGCTGATGGGGCCCGGACCCGGTCTGATCGGCGTTCTCGACCAACTGGGCAAACCTGTATTCGTAGACGCCAAGCTTCACGATATTCCGCACACCGTGAGCCGGGCGGCCAGGCAACTCGGCATGGCGGGAGCCCGCTGGATCACGGTGCATGCGGCCGGGGGAGCCGAAATGCTCGAGGCTGCCGTCGAGGGTCTCGAGGCAGGAGCCCGTGGGCGACCGGTCGGCGTTCTCGGCATCACGGTACTCACGAGCCTCACCGATGCAATGCTGGCTCACTCTGGTTTGCCGGTAACGGCCGGGAAGCTGACCTCGAGGTTGTCGAGGTTGGCGGCCGAAGCCGGTGTTGAAGGAGTTGTCTGCTCTGTGAAGGAACTGGGTGTTGTCAACGAGGTTGCGCCGTCGCTGATCAAGGTGACTCCGGGTATCCGACCGAAAGGCGAGGATGCCGGCGATCAACAGAGGGTGGCAACCCCGGAGGAGGCGATTCGTCGGGGCGCCGATCTGCTGGTGATCGGTCGTCCGATCACCAGGGCCGACGATCCGCGAGCCGCGGCTGAGGCAATAGCCGCCGACGTACGAACATATGGATAGTCCTGACGTCGTAATGAGGCCGTGACTCGCGACCGGCGACTCGCGGCTCGCGCTCCGTTGGTAGAGTGCCAGCGGACCCGAGAGGAGACTCTGTTATGGCACCACCGGAACTCTCTCAAGAGCAGCGCAAGGCTGCGCTCGAGAAGGCGGCGCATGCGCGCAAGGTCCGGGCCGAGGTTAAACAACTGCTGAAGATGGGAACAATCACATTCCCGGAGTTGCTCGACCGCGCCAATGAAGATGATCTCATCGCGGGGATCAAAGTTGGCTCGGTGCTGGAATCACTTCCGGGAACCGGGAAGGTCAAAGCCAAACGCATCATGGAGCAGCATGGAATCGCCTCCAACCGGCGCATCCGCGGACTCGGAGCACGTCAGCGGGAGACCCTCCTCGAGCTCTTCGGCTAGCACCGGAAC is a window encoding:
- a CDS encoding dihydroorotate dehydrogenase translates to MAPVIDFSTTLGPVELRTPLIGAAGTVGSVVDFAGVADLSLYGAAVAKSVSEEPWEGRPAPRLAPSGLGMLNSIGIQNPGIEAWVEQVGPHLAGLDVPVWGSAVGKTAAEFGRVAAGLETAGVQAIEINLSCPNLEGHGMFALDPEATGAVVAAVRQAVGLPIGAKLSPNAEDIGVIGAAAVAAGADWLVLTNTVWGAGIDIRTRRPLLSGLIGGYSGPPLKPIALRCVLETRRALPEVPIIGCGGVTGGADVLEFLLAGASAVCVGTAHFDRPRVAAKLLEEVRTLMEEQELTSIRDYIGAVRPW
- the pyrF gene encoding orotidine-5'-phosphate decarboxylase yields the protein MVNAADPPIIVALDVPNAEEAVRLARAVAGSVGGFKIGLELLMGPGPGLIGVLDQLGKPVFVDAKLHDIPHTVSRAARQLGMAGARWITVHAAGGAEMLEAAVEGLEAGARGRPVGVLGITVLTSLTDAMLAHSGLPVTAGKLTSRLSRLAAEAGVEGVVCSVKELGVVNEVAPSLIKVTPGIRPKGEDAGDQQRVATPEEAIRRGADLLVIGRPITRADDPRAAAEAIAADVRTYG
- the mihF gene encoding integration host factor, actinobacterial type; the encoded protein is MAPPELSQEQRKAALEKAAHARKVRAEVKQLLKMGTITFPELLDRANEDDLIAGIKVGSVLESLPGTGKVKAKRIMEQHGIASNRRIRGLGARQRETLLELFG